In Cyprinus carpio isolate SPL01 chromosome A1, ASM1834038v1, whole genome shotgun sequence, the following proteins share a genomic window:
- the LOC122145303 gene encoding GTPase IMAP family member 7 — MYTNLPEQQDPCEELRIILLGKTGVGKSAAGNTILGEKFFKVNLSSSSVTKVCWKATKNVNNTKVAVIDTPGLFDRSFTIEEMVSRIKLCIPLSTPGPHIFLLVLQPGRFTKEDRDTVDIFLKIFGEDADKHAMILFTHGEEFEGRNIQEFVADNPDLKILFKKCQKRYHVFNNESKDTMQVNQLFEKIHKMISENGGRCYTSEMLEKAQIAIQEEKQQILMENEEQRNRDLEDLKIRYEAEALKEAITELWERKEREARAKAERNNTYLKIIAEFLFTTLEKFIMRNLGQNQ, encoded by the exons ATGTACACCAACT TGCCAGAGCAGCAGGATCCATGTGAAGAGCTCAGGATTATTCTCTTGGGAAAGACTGGAGTTGGAAAAAGTGCTGCTGGAAACACCATTCTTGgtgaaaagttttttaaagtgaatttgtcATCATCATCTGTAACAAAGGTTTGCTGGAAAGCTACAAAGAATGTTAACAACACAAAGGTTGCTGTTATTGACACACCAGGACTGTTTGACCGCAGCTTCACGATAGAGGAGATGGTCAGCAGAATTAAGCTGTGTATTCCCCTTTCTACTCCCGGTCCACACATCTTCCTGCTGGTGCTTCAGCCTGGTCGCTTCACAAAAGAGGACAGAGACACAGTGGACATCTTTCTCAAGATCTTTGGAGAAGATGCAGATAAGCACGCCATGATTTTGTTTACACATGGAGAAGAGTTTGAGGGTAGAAATATCCAAGAGTTTGTCGCTGACAATCCTGATTTGAAGATACTCTTCAAGAAATGCCAGAAGCgatatcatgtttttaataatgagtcCAAAGATACCATGCAGGTTAATCaactttttgaaaaaatacacaaGATGATTTCTGAGAACGGAGGACGCTGTTATACCAGTGAAATGCTAGAGAAGGCACAGATTGCAATTCAAGAGGAAAAACAGCAAATCTTAATGGAAAATGAAGAGCAGAGAAACAGAGACCTTGAGGATCTGAAAATCAGATATGAAGCAGAGGCTCTCAAAGAGGCCATAACAGAGCTGTGGGAAAGGAAAGAGAGGGAGGCAAGAGCGAAAGCGGAAAGAAACAACACATATCTCAAAATAATTGCAGAGTTTCTGTTTACTACTCTTGAAAAGTTTATTATGAGAAACCTTGGACAAAATCAATGA
- the LOC122145320 gene encoding GTPase IMAP family member 9-like, producing MQLKEHLRLILVGLQGVGKSAAGNTILGRDGFHSDLRATSLTSTSERMDAVVYGRKVTVVDTPGLLNCDASITNVELERALTLCEPGPHAFLLVVQLGRFTEQERHVMDILQKMLCSNVNLFTIVLFTYGDKLKNKSVDQFVEEDKNLQKLIQKCGSQYHVFNNNNRENTSQVSELFEKVDSQLGKRNKKYYVSTNKVQGKSRNTWYFYIAAAATAAAALFMYAAFAKTKTQSKTLEDFPSAPCDEIVKVEADETQSETFWEMLHSLFNKDKKVYLVGFVPLYLLYLVKKLMKK from the exons ATGCAAT TGAAGGAGCACCTTCGACTGATTCTGGTTGGCCTTCAGGGAGTTGGGAAAAGTGCAGCAGGAAACACCATTCTGGGCCGAGATGGGTTTCACTCGGATCTCAGAGCCACTTCTCTCACATCCACAAGTGAACGGATGGATGCTGTTGTCTATGGGAGGAAAGTGACTGTTGTAGATACTCCTGGCTTATTAAACTGTGATGCTTCTATAACAAATGTAGAGCTGGAGAGAGCCTTGACTCTGTGTGAACCCGGACCCCACGCTTTTCTCCTTGTTGTTCAGTTGGGCCGCTTCACTGAGCAAGAAAGACATGTGATGGACATACTCCAAAAGATGTTGTGCTCAAATGTGAATTTGTTCACAATAGTACTTTTTACATACGGAGACAAACTTAAGAATAAAAGTGTAGACCAGTTTGTAGAGGAGGATAAAAACCTGCAGAAACTCATCCAAAAATGTGGATCACAGTATcatgtgtttaataataataacagagaaAACACAAGTCAGGTCAGTGAGCTCTTTGAGAAAGTGGACAGTCAGTTgggaaagagaaacaaaaaatattatgtcaGTACAAACAAGGTTCAGGGAAAGTCCAGGAATACATGGTACTTCtacattgctgctgctgcaactgCTGCTGCAGCTCTGTTTATGTATGCAGCATTTGCCAAGACAAAGACACAGAGTAAAACCCTAGAGGATTTTCCAAGTGCCCCATGTGATGAGATAGTCAAGGTGGAAGCAGATGAGACTCAAAGTGAAACTTTTTGGGAAATGTTGCACAGCCTGTTCAACAAGGACAAGAAAGTGTATTTAGTTGGTTTCGTACCTTTGTACCTGCTTTATCTTGTGAAGaaactgatgaaaaaataa
- the LOC122149117 gene encoding GTPase IMAP family member 9-like translates to MEAEKVQRTQKSSDEKRIVLVGKTGVGKSAAANTILGENKFHSDLSSSSVTIDCDKAKGDVNGQKVAVIDTPGLFDTKEEKTVIEAKIKLCISLSAPGPHVFIVVVQLGRFTAEEKNTVEQIQKIFGEQASKYTMVLFTHGDRLKRGQKSIHEFVNDSPDLLNFIKTTSGRYHVFDNEDTDPNQVNMLLEQIEQLVTVNGEEYYTNEMLQTAERAIEEEKERLMLQQQMTEQEARYRAERNNKFMKAGLVVAGSAAAAAGAVALKACQLQ, encoded by the exons ATGGAAGCCGAAAAAG TGCAGAGGACTCAGAAGAGCAGTGATGAAAAAAGAATTGTGCTGGTTGGAAAGACAGGAGTAGGAAAGAGTGCAGCAGCAAATACCATCCTGGGAGAAAACAAGTTTCATTCAGATCTGTCCTCCTCCTCTGTGACCATAGACTGTGATAAAGCCAAAGGAGATGTCAATGGGCAAAAGGTGGCCGTTATTGACACTCCAGGCTTGTTTgacacaaaagaggaaaaaactgTGATTGAGGCAAAGATTAAACTGTGCATATCGCTCTCTGCGCCAGGCCCTCATGTTTTTATCGTGGTTGTGCAGCTTGGGAGATTTACAGcagaggaaaaaaatactgtggagcAAATTCAGAAAATCTTTGGTGAACAAGCGTCAAAATACACAATGGTGCTGTTCACTCATGGAGACAGGTTGAAGCGTGGACAGAAAAGCATCCATGAGTTTGTTAATGACAGTCCTGATCTGCTGAACTTTATCAAGACTACAAGTGGCCGATACCATGTTTTTGACAATGAAGATACGGATCCAAACCAGGTCAACATGCTGTTGGAACAAATAGAGCAGCTTGTGACTGTAAATGGTGAAGAGTATTACACAAATGAAATGCTTCAGACAGCTGAGAGAGCAatagaggaagaaaaagaaaggctTATGCTGCAACAACAAATGACTGAACAGgaagcaagatacagagcagaaAGAAACAATAAGTTTATGAAAGCTGGTTTGGTAGTGGCAGgaagtgctgctgctgctgctggtgctgtTGCTTTAAAAGCCTGCCAACTTCAATGA
- the LOC109065392 gene encoding dual specificity testis-specific protein kinase 2-like, translated as MDQDDNQEPCEPPMHALYGPNRIRPSSYRALRSAVSSLARIDDFFCEKIGSGFFSEVFKVQHRITGQVMALKMNTMASNKANMLREVQLMNRLCHPNILRFLGVCVHEGQLHALTEYINGGNLEQLLDSDIYLSWSVRIGLSLDIARGLQYLHSKGIFHRDLTSKNCLVRCDNGAFTGVVGDFGLAEKIPDYSDGVEKQPLAVVGSPYWMAPEVLRGELYNEKVDVFAYGIILCEIIARIEADPDILPRTEDFGLDVDTFEQMVGDCPPSFLQLAVNCCSMSADSRPTFSEIVLTLERIERERKMSEVPVILEPIAIDVSPYRRRSSPWHPGDQRLSRSQSDVLPPATSPCLGTPARVNPFSLRQDLNGGRIKLFDTPSKSVISLTFTLPPPPDPCASPQLNRSPGLRGPPRRCRSLPCTPELGRQLPFRDQEGQKEEEGTEELRDGMKEKEVEARQDAVEGSGLILDLDMVSLERVEEEEEDEDVEKEGLSLTEPMDCSSSPDTAEGYVSGKRLISGSSYSSSLQSNGWATPISNGPPLLPPLPRLDNNNGLLRPGRPMAWARLNGYRGPAPEPLPPTNEQDDVISCPACCLAGFSFPSMCLRGTPPSRRGPPRRPYRNFNGGEASAATAKGLLCRGATGLAPSTTTCEPGLPLPEAQT; from the exons ATGGATCAAGATGATAACCAAGAACCATGCGAACCCCCTATGCATGCCCTTTACGGGCCTAACCGGATACGGCCGTCATCGTACCGGGCTCTGCGAAGTGCCGTGTCCAGCCTGGCACGAATTGACgattttttctgtgaaaaaatcGGTTCCGGGTTCTTCTCAGAAGTCTTCAAG GTGCAGCACAGGATCACAGGGCAGGTGATGGCTCTGAAGATGAATACAATGGCCAGTAACAAAGCCAACATGCTGAGAGAGGTGCAACTCATGAACCGCCTTTGCCACCCTAACATCCTCAG GTTTTTGGGGGTGTGTGTTCATGAAGGACAGCTTCATGCTCTTACGGAG TACATAAATGGGGGCAACCTTGAGCAGCTGCTGGACAGTGACATATATCTGTCATGGAGCGTGAGAATAGGTCTGTCTCTGGACATTGCAAGAGGGCTGCAGTATCTACACAGCAAGGGCATTTTCCACCGAGATCTTACATCAAAG AATTGTCTGGTCCGTTGTGACAATGGTGCTTTTACCGGTGTGGTTGGAGACTTTGGGCTGGCAGAGAAAATCCCTGATTACAG TGATGGTGTTGAAAAGCAGCCGTTGGCTGTTGTGGGCTCCCCCTACTGGATGGCTCCAGAAGTGTTAAGAGGAGAGCTGTACAATGAGAAG GTGGATGTTTTTGCCTATGGAATAATCCTTTGTGAGATTATTGCTCGAATTGAGGCTGACCCAGATATCCTCCCACGAACAGAG GATTTTGGACTGGATGTGGACACCTTTGAGCAAATGGTGGGAGACTGTCCCCCTTCATTCCTTCAACTGGCTGTCAATTGCTGCAGT ATGAGTGCAGACAGTCGTCCTACCTTCTCTGAAATAGTACTGACACTTgagaggatagagagagagaggaagatgagTGAAGTTCCAGTCATCCTAG AACCCATTGCTATTGACGTCAGCCCGTATCGGAGGAGAAGCTCGCCATGGCATCCTGGTGACCAGCGCCTATCCCGTAGTCAGTCAGACGTATTGCCTCCGGCCACATCACCATGTTTAGGCACACCTGCACGGGTCAACCCATTCTCTCTTCGCCAAGACCTCAACGGTGGTCGTATCAAGCTGTTCGACACCCCTAGCAAATCTGTCATCTCTCTTACCTTTACCCTTCCACCACCTCCAGACCCCTGTGCCTCCCCACAACTAAACCGGAGCCCGGGGCTCCGAGGACCCCCTCGAAGGTGTCGCTCCCTGCCGTGCACCCCCGAGCTGGGGCGACAACTACCCTTCCGAGACCAAGAGGGCCAGAAAGAGGAGGAGGGGACTGAAGAACTGAGAGAtggaatgaaagagaaagaggtgGAAGCACGGCAAGATGCGGTGGAGGGCTCAGGCTTGATTCTGGACTTAGATATGGTGTCTTTAGAACGGgtagaagaggaagaggaagatgaggatgTGGAGAAGGAGGGCCTGAGCCTCACAGAGCCCATGGACTGTAGCAGCTCGCCCGACACGGCAGAAGGGTACGTGTCAGGGAAGCGGCTTATCAGCGGTTCTTCTTATTCCTCGTCTTTGCAGTCTAATGGTTGGGCTACACCCATCTCTAACGGACCACCGTTATTACCTCCCCTTCCCCGTTTGGACAATAACAATGGACTGCTGAGGCCTGGGCGGCCAATGGCATGGGCAAGACTGAATGGATACAGAGGCCCCGCCCCGGAGCCTTTACCTCCTACTAACGAACAAGACGATGTCATTTCTTGTCCAGCCTGCTGTCTGGCTGGGTTCAGCTTCCCTTCCATGTGCCTACGTGGAACTCCTCCCTCGCGCCGTGGACCTCCGCGACGACCGTACAGGAACTTCAATGGAGGGGAAGCATCTGCAGCTACAGCAAAGGGACTGCTCTGTCGGGGAGCAACGGGTCTGGCTCCATCCACCACAACTTGTGAGCCAGGGTTACCCCTACCAGAGGCCCAAACCTAA
- the LOC109065333 gene encoding fatty-acid amide hydrolase 2-A produces MASTRFERFLGRLLRAVVWMLFAAFKLFAPQQRHGVSRLPPITNPLLLLSAMQLARKIRRKAVTSVEVVQAYIDRIQEVNPLINAMVKDRFSAALQEAAQVDKLIEEETGGEEVLEDRLPLLGVPITVKEAFALQGMPNSTGLLTRRDLVSGVDAPSVALLKRAGAIPLGVTNCSELCMWLESHNHLYGITNNPYDFERIAGGSSGGEGSILGAGASVIGVGSDIGGSIRIPCFFNGVFGHKPSTGIVSNDGQYPPASGLQIGFLCTGPMCRYAEDLIPMLSIMGGPNANKLCLSAEVDLKKLRFFSVPHNGGSHLVSPVDAQLLQAQKMVVRRLEADLGVKVQELFIPQLKYSFQIWGTMMASPGKDGKPPTTFAELMSEGGKKVWPVWELFKWLLGFSSHTIAAIGLALVELFQSSHPSPFILQQKESLQQEMEELLGTDGVLLYPSHPQITPKHHHPIFTPFNFCYTGIFNILGLPVTQCPLGLSKEGLPLGVQIVTGKLQDRLSLATALYLEKAFGGWREPGKTTAKP; encoded by the exons ATGGCTTCGACCCGGTTCGAACGGTTCTTGGGCCGATTGCTTCGAGCTGTGGTTTGGATGCTATTCGCCGCTTTTAAGTTATTTGCACCCCAGCAGAGGCATGGAGTTTCGCGACTCCCACCCATCACTAACCCACTTCTGCTGCTCTCAGCGATGCAGCTTGCCCGAAAGATTCGTCGGAAAGCA GTAACAAGTGTTGAAGTGGTCCAGGCCTACATTGACCGCATTCAGGAAGTGAACCCACTTATCAATGCCATGGTCAAAGACAG GTTTTCTGCAGCACTTCAGGAAGCTGCACAGGTAGACAAACTAATAgaggaggagacaggaggagagGAGGTGTTGGAGGACAGACTACCTCTGCTTGGAGTACCCATCACTGTTAAAGAGGCCTTTGCCCTGCAAG GCATGCCTAACTCGACAGGGCTGTTGACCAGACGGGATCTGGTTTCAGGAGTAGATGCCCCATCTGTTGCACTGTTGAAGAGGGCAGGAGCGATTCCACTTGGCGTAACTAACTGCAGTGAGCTCTGTATGTGGCTAGAGTCCCACAACCACCTCTATGGCATCACTAACAACCCCTATGACTTTGAGAGAATTGCAGGCGGCAGCTCAG GAGGTGAAGGCAGTATATTGGGTGCTGGTGCCTCTGTGATTGGAGTTGGATCAGATATTGGGGGTAGTATCCGTATTCCCTGCTTTTTCAATGGCGTCTTCGGACACAAGCCATCAACAG GTATCGTAAGCAATGACGGTCAGTATCCTCCCGCCTCTGGACTGCAGATTGGATTTCTGTGTACAGGACCTATGTGCCGCTATGCTGAAGACCTGATTCCCATGCTAAGCATCATGGGAGGACCTAATGCAAATAA ACTGTGTCTCTCTGCTGAAGTAGATTTGAAAAAGCTGAGGTTCTTCTCTGTTCCCCACAATGGAGGCTCTCACTTGGTCTCTCCAGTTGACGCACAGCTGCTTCAGGCACAGAAAATG gtggtcAGACGTTTAGAAGCAGACCTTGGGGTCAAGGTCCAGGAGCTGTTTATCCCTCAGCTCAAATACTCCTTTCAGATCTGGGGAACTATGATGGCCTCACCTGGCAAGGATGGAAag CCTCCCACCACCTTTGCAGAGCTAATGAGTGAAGGCGGGAAGAAGGTTTGGCCTGTCTGGGAGCTGTTCAAGTGGCTTCTGGGGTTTTCTTCTCATACCATAGCAGCAATAG gtCTGGCTCTAGTTGAGCTGTTCCAGAGTTCCCATCCATCTCCATTCATTTTACAGCAGAAGGAGAGTCTGCAGCAGGAGATGGAGGAGTTGCTGGGCACAGATGGAGTGCTGCTGTACCCCTCTCATCCCCAGATCACTCCCAAACACCATCACCCAATTTTCACACCCTTCAACTTCTGTTACACTG GTATCTTTAATATCCTGGGTTTGCCAGTGACCCAGTGTCCATTAGGGCTGAGTAAGGAGGGTTTGCCCCTGGGCGTACAGATTGTGACAGGTAAATTACAGGACCGGCTCTCTTTGGCCACTGCCCTCTACTTGGAGAAAGCTTTTGGTGGCTGGAGGGAACCAGGCAAGACAACAGCCAAGCCTTAA